Part of the Triplophysa rosa linkage group LG3, Trosa_1v2, whole genome shotgun sequence genome, AACACGGAAGAGAGGTGAGGAAACacacagtataaaataatatttgtacagtCATGCAAGCGCAACATTCCTCATTCCTGcagaatttttgtttgtttgacatTACAGTTTCTTGCAGTTACTTGATGATTATGGAATATATTTTGTCTCGTCAGTGCTGCATTGCTAGCTTAACCTCGTGACTTTttttacatacacaaacattACATACACCTCATAAATTGATCATAAGTTCATGGGTTAAATATGATAATATATGTGCAATACTGGTTTACAtaaagttatattgtattatacaaTATAATTTATCAAGTGTAATATTATAAATGAGTATTGACATTACAGTTTCTTACAGTTATTTGATCATTAAGACAATTTTGtcttgtcattgttttttttacataaacaaacattgtaTACACCTCTTAATTGATCATAATTTAATAGGTAATATATGTACAATATCGTGAATATGCGCATTAATTCATACTGATTCgcatatatttatattgtatatagAATACAATTCATCAAGTTATGAATGAGCATAATGTGCAGACTGTTATCTGTGCGGATTAAATGTCTAGCAGACGGGATGAGTGTGAGACGACCGAtgctataaatatttaatctatAACCCCATCAACTCCATTAGACATGTACATGTACAGGGCTTTTATCTAAACAGTCTAATGCTACCTAATTTTCCAATCTGCATTTTGTTCATCTGGATTGATGAGAACTCGGATCCTGTTTTCTTTCAATcaaatctgtttgtttttgtaacaaGATTATCACAAGGCAGGTGAGAGAGGCACATTTAACCTGAGATTTAACATATTCTGGGTGTGGAATACTGGGACAGAACGTTAGGTAAAACATTACATAAGATAGTTATGCTTAGAAAGTAGTCTTGTTGTTGTGCTCAGCATCTCTGCTGTACAGACAGACAGCAGGCCTATGTGTTGACCTTATAAACAATTCATATATCGTGTTTAATTCATCGCATCACACATTTCAAGAACATGGCTATTAGGTCACGGGACTATTATACAAATCCATCCTCACTCACGTTTCAAACAATGTCCTGTTTATcagcctcatgttttgtttgtttggcgCAAAGCCATAGCACTCCAAAGAGAAGCGGTGTGTTGAAGAATGTGCAACGCTGAATGAATGGAGCTTCCAGCAGCACAGAAACACGTCCGACTTGTTGTCAACAAGGCATTTGCATGCTGAGGCTTTGTAATACGAGACAAACCGGCCATATCCCTCTGGCCAGGGAATGGTCCAAAACGCATTCGCAGAGAGTTAAATGTCGGACGTCACCCCTCGCGCCCCACTGTAGCCAAATGATAACTGTTTTCCTGGAAGACTCGCAGTATCCTGTTTTGGTTTGACTTGTTTCCTGGTTTTACTCCAGCAAGTCTTCGCAACGTCAGTCATTACGGCACTAAAGATTAACCTGAATCAGACCGACGCTTAGAGGCTTTAAACAGATCCTCATTGTTACCCCATGTTTGCCCTAGACCTTATGAGGTCAGAGGCCTTCAACGTTTTTAAGAAAGAATTTCATAGAAATCTCGACAGCTCAGTGCACAGTGACCtgtgttttgtaattgttttgcgACAGGCTTCTGTTTTCTTCCTTCGCGAACAAGGTTCTTGCTAACATCAAATATTACTCTTAATATTGCTCATACATAGAAATTAGGgatttgaacaaaacaaaacccatttAGCACCACCAAAACAAAATCCCACATGCAACCTTATCCGCATGTTTCCCAGATCCTAAAAATGTCAAACCTGCTTTTGGCTGACAgtcgtttttcttttctttttttattggcCTCTATCTGTTTTGATTCAGAATGTATGATTGGAAACACAGGTTGAATGTCAGAGGGCGAAAGTGTCGCTTTTCAAAACAAGCTGACATTTCACTCATAGATACGCGCGGCTCTATATTGAGATGAGGGGAGGTAGAAAGAATCAAGTTCTTGACACCAAAGCACAAATACAGTCGGGAGAGAAACGTGGATTATATGTTTGTTCATGTGGTCACCATGCAGATTATGTCGCCTGGGTTACGTGTCTGGTTGCCAGGGCACTGTAATCGCTGCGCCTCCCTACTTTCATTTGCCTGCTGGGTAATCTGGCTCATGAGAGTTTAAAACCATGGCAGCTTTGAAAATCCATTTCGTTGAGTTAGTATTTAACAGAAACGCAGGCCGGAACACTGAAACCGTGTCACAAATGTTAATCATGGCCTAAGAAAGCAGTTTTGTCTTATTCCCAATGTTTGATGATTGTAGATCCTTAATCTCTCTTAATGTAAACGGATATTGAAGTGAGAATATTTAATAAACTGCATAAATAACTGTCTGTGTGCCAGTCGGTTTTAAAGCAACAGATCTTCCAGTGTGGGGGACATAAATGTGTGTTATTATAGTACCTCTAAAAGCCAGCGCTGTAACTCAAGCCCTCTGGGATGCGAAATGTTCTCAGCCAAGTTGCTATTTACAGACttgtttttacatcatgtgCTTGTTTGTGATCTGCGTGAACTGTCTCTCCTCTGTCTGGTGGAAAGTAAATCATCTGTTTCTCCTGAAGCACATTTTGAATTGAAAATCCTCCGCTTAGATTGAACTGCGAACTGATCCGAGGTCAGTTGCGTGTGTGCACTCTTAAAGGGAGTATATTGAGATTCGAAAAGAtgtttctaaaaatatttaCTGTTGTGGCTGACCAGATTTAATGGTTGATGCAATTGCTGATTTTTATAAGAAGCAGTGAACGGATTtaactcattttggaaacaaactcttcaaattaaCTTACTGCTGGCTTTTAAATAGGGgtgcaccgatatgtacattttggccaaTAACCGATAATTGTTCAACATTGGAGGCCGATAACCGaaatattggccgatatacagtatctaaattttaatataacattttctgtgaCTGACTTTTTTTTTcacctgaaaatcatgtaccaagccttcTTTACACTATtgaaagattctttaacttttttaacttttctggtataatgtttatttaataaacaaattaaagatgttcttccagagcaacctagaacatttttcttaattgccacaagtctaacaggctcaagacagaaagcattcagacggcagtctgattcaaacagtATGCtagttcctataatttacacattcataaatatctacatactacatcaacaatgtttttctAATAGCAGCAAGTGAATGATcacaacagaaagacagtactgtattgtattttaactgtgagcagcatccagctgaagtggttcaactagaggaaattattcataatttatcggctataatatattggccaaaatgttattatcggccgataccgataacattcaaaatgaccatttatcggccgataccgatatggccaaTCATTTATCGTGCATCCATACTTTTAAACACATTGTTGGGTCATAtacatacattttcttaattGAACCCAATGGTTGGGGTTTTCCCTTTTTTGACTCAACGCTGGGctaaaaaatcaaggttatcacgtAAAAATATGGAATAAATTAGGACTCaattcctaaatacatgtacaaatatgactgttgtattgcttaaaagcgAATAtgaacagagcatcttttctgctattttcacctgtttctcctgtttacattttctgcaaataaatgcaaatagaaacaatattttcatttgaaatttggcagaaatattgttagtaattcacaaaacgaaacaaaaatgatcattttacctaaacacatacctatgaatagtaaattcagaaaaactgaaaatggtcttcgaaatggtctcttaatttttgcCTCGGCTGTATGTGAGAATTCAGTGTTAATGTGAAAACAGCACATCAGAGAACATTATGAGGTGACGGGAGTCTTATAAGATGCGAgaacagagtgagagagaaatgtttttaaagtgcCAACATTGCAGTCAGACTGTTTGTGCTGTTGGCAGAATGAGCTATGCCAGTCCTGTGCCAACCTACGTCATGCACttgattcataaatgtaaaagcCAAAGAGTGTGTAGCTAGTTCATTAAAACACTGCTGTCTTCTTTGTATTGCTTTTTAACGTAAAGATCAGCACCAGGAACAATGTAATGCATGAAAGTGCTATAAAATGAACTCTCTTTCTGTCCTGtagctgtgctgtgctgtgctccATGCAGCGGGCTCCAGGGCCTCTGTGGTGCTCCTGATGCCCCTCTCCCACTGACGAAGATCCCGGGTGGGCGAGGGACAAGCAGGGATCTCCCTCACAGCGTACTGCACAAGGTGAGTCTAGATGGTTACCATTGTTTTACAGAAAGCCTCGCGAGATTCACACTCGTTAGCTTTGTTTATTCGGAGTTCGTGTCCCGCAGTGACGTAGGCAACAAACCAACAAACCAACCCATGGGACGAGAGAGGGGTGTGGATAGATCCCTACGAGCTTGTTTTTTTGTCACGCACTGTAGCTCTCAGGAACATTTACAGCTTGAGTTTCCATCTGGCCTACGAGTTCCATCTGGCCTACGAGCACCTGATCGAGTGTGTGAGACTGTATGTGTTCAGACATGTGACCATCTCAAAAGGTTAAAGAGGGTTCGGATCACTCACACCTGTGATACACACACTTTGTTCTGTCAAGAGGTCTATTGTGCAAATGGCTGCTGGCTGTTTTTGTGTCAGCTCATTTATTTAGTTGATCTTGTCTAAATATTACATGTGACTCTGTCCAAACAATCAGATAAAAGTCCGGAGGATTGCAGCGGCTTCATTGCTGAAATTACTCTGACGGTGCAAACACATGAATTGATGCAGTGCACACATTGAACAGGGTtgaattgtgtgtttttgttggaGGATTAAGGACGAATGTTCACGAAAGGATGTCAAAAGTCAGTCAACCTAGATAAAAACGTTTATATGTCTATTATTTTTCCTAGACACAATTTAGATTCAATTAAGAGCAAATAGAGACTTGCTGAAGTCTTCAAGATCTTGACTGAACATCTTGCTTCTTGTGTTTCAAGAAATCTTAAAAGTACCAAGCTGTTTTATTTTCCCTTAATATTtccttaaatattaaataaagattaagattgatacttaaatgaactTGAGAACTCATAAGTGTTTTCACTTTGCCTCGTAGAACAGCAGGTGAtctttaaaatttgtgtttaatgTCGCTTTTCTTCTCAATTCCCCAGGACGAAAAGTTGACGGTGACCCAAGCGGGGTCGGTAAACGGGGCGCCGTCTGTTTTGCTCTTCCAGTACCAGCTGAGCGAGCAACGGTTCTCTTGCTGGGACACGGTTCTTTCAGACAACGCACTCTACCTGGAAATCCCGGATGGAGCGCTCCACAATGGGAGCAGAGAAGGGTATGCATACGCACTCGCACATCGGGTTAATAATTCCTCATAACATACGACTCCGCGCTGACGCTCACAGATCCATCTGTCTCTGACCGTTTTTAGGTCACAGTAGAACAAATGGCTTTTTAGCAGCTTGACTTGGTTTTTCATCTGACGTTTCATCGCTGGTATGAAATTGCCGTGAATGGAAAACCAGGCTTCTGCAAGTCAGTTCTCATTTGGATCCGTCACTTTCGGTCTGTTATGAAGTCATTAGAACAGACATACGGAGTGTTTAACCTTCACAGGCATTGGACTGTCagcaagcgtgtgtgtgtgtgtgtgtgtgtgtgttttgacttAACAGTGCTCTGTGACTGGTGCATCTGCATTATTATATAAGATGGAAATGATGTAAAAGCAGCAGTGTGTCATCCTCTCTCCTCTGCAGGTTCACCAGGCTGCTGGAATTCGCAGAAGAGCAGTTGAAAGTCAGCTACGTGTTCCTGTGGTTTTACAAAAACAGAGACGATCGAAGTAAGATCCATCAAATGCAcgataaaggaatagttcatccaaagaACAACTTGTCATGCttgactcaccctcaagtccTACAAACTATGACTTTCCTTTGACCGTATAACACTTTTTTTTGCAGAATGTCCTGAAAGAAAAGACAGAGGctgttaaaatgacaaaaaaagtttgtctgtttgctatataatatagtttTTCATAGCCAATTTTCCAATTCACACAGtagttttgtgtttgtaaagaTGCCACTTGATGTCAAACATTTAATAACTAactaatttaaatattgttctgtaaagCTACTTTATTGCTTTAGAAGCATgacaaatataacattttctattgattTTCTAATGATATTCTAtctctaaaatgtatttgttttatggAAGAAAGTGTGTAATGTAAGTTTGGAGGGTGAGTGAAAGATTAGAGATCCATTTTTGGATcaactttttcttttattcagATTATTTTGTCTGGCGGTAACGGTTGTTGTCTTGGCTTCTTTTTGCAGTGTCCATCATGAAGACCTTCCGCTACATGGGTTTCGAAGTCGTGAAGCCGGGTCACCCGCTGGTGCCGGCCCGACCCGATCTTCTCTTTATGGTCTATTCCATGGACAGCAGCAGTTCTGATGAAGAGTGACCATCACCTACTCGCTCTCAAAATGCCCCCAGCCCTCCTCTTCCTCCCCCCTTTGTGACCCGCCCCCTTTACCCAGCACCAAAGTGACTTTTAGCCAAGGGCTCAGAAAGGGCAGGGGAAAGACTGGACCAGTTGACACTGATTGGTTCAGTTTTCGTTGTTAGCCCACCGATCACTTCTGATTGGTTCCATTAGCAAGAGATGGGTTGGTGCTGACGAAAAATCCAGCATATCGTCTGTTAATTAACACTATACATCAAactgtgtatactgtatgttttggaCTTTCGGAACAAGAATCAAAGGTAATATGACTTTTACAGAAGGGAAGCATTAAATTGATCTGTTTTCGGTGAAGGCTTTGCTTTTGGGTGCTGGTGAAACAGGAATTCTTCATTTTATTCCAGTTTGGAGTCAAACAAGTCTTTTAAAACTCATTAAGATTCATGCTGTGTTCCATTACTTTATACTTTATACACTTTATACTTTACACAACGTAATACTTGGAAAGATGCAATAGTGTCTCCTAAAAGAACTTCCAACTTAAATATGTTAATCTTCAACTTTTTCAGAAaagcaaagtaaaaaaaaatcagataaCATTGAGTTCTTACATTTAGATGATAATAAAATACCCAACTTTGCATGGAAAACAGCCTTGCTCCACAGTCACACTAGACATTCAGAATGCAAGATTTCTACGCAAACCCCAAATTCGTAGGTCACCAAATTTAAGCAAAATGCTAATTTTGTTGCATTCGTATGCGCATGAAGTCAGTTGAATGACTAATCTAGTGTGGCGACATCATCAGAATCCATCATTCCATACCGCAACAATGCACGTTGATCAAGTCTGAATTATGAGTGAAACTATATTGAACTATATTATCTCTGTTCACCAAGCTTAGTTTAGTATTTTCTCAGCTTGGCTGCGAGGTTTGCTTGTGGCGTAGAAATGGATGTGAAGTCTGGcttatttctttaaaacaagatGTATGAGCATGTTTGTGATAGAATAACCAATTATAGTTCATTCGAAGGCCCCGGCATCTTCATTTTTGCAGGATTCTCTTCTTAGGGAGGTGCATAAGAGTCTTACCCAAGTCCTGTCTCAACGTATCACACCTTTTGTCTTCACCATCTTAAATCAAAGCATCAGGAAACAGAACCAACCCCACCCCTGGCCCCTTGGGGCTTTTTCATAAGCACTTTAGGAAAACGCATGCAATTCAGATTGTGGTGCATTGTATATCCATTAGAGACGGATATACTTTGAGCTGCCGAGATGTCTTGCCGTGTTTAGCGAACTTGACACACTTGCCAAAGATAATGGTCTCCATTCAAAGCTATGGCCTCAAGTTTCATACAGATAATACTGGTGAATTTACACTTTTTACCATAGAAGCGCCATCAGGTAGCAAGATCGGACTCGGTGCAGTCAGGTATAACATGCAAAAACATTCCCCAAAGCAGCAGCCTCTCTTTCTTTGATAACTGGTCATCTCTATGGTGCAATCTCTATGTTCTGAATCcagctctgtgtgtttatccagcaggatggcatgtgtaaatatatcTTTTCTTTCCTTGTTAGCTGTAACAATAAGCTTTTAAAGAGTTTCTCGTTCATCtacttaaattttattttttatcttgaGCAAATGATTTCATCTATGTTGATTGATGTTTTTCGTAGAATAGAATTTTGATTATACAGATATTATCATTGATTGACACATGTCTACCTTAAACCTTTCCTTATGTCCAAATAAACGTGTTAAAAGAAAACTTGATGACTAACTTTTGTCgttttttcttcaaataaacTCAACCTGGACCATTCAAGAAAATAGTTAAGACCTGGATGGGAACTATTTACTATTAAAATGTGATCATTGTTTTCGTTTTctatagaaaatgtttttttattgttgttgcaATTTGTGACGGCTCAGATGAAACGTGGATCGTCATAAagcctgtttttttttgtgccgattttttctgagcaaaagttttgatggaaaaaaacagaaaatttcAACCCTGTCACAACCATGTTGGCCACAAAGCAAAAAATGCCGaaaaaaacatcccttacctgtGGTGAAATTGTTATAATTGCGTTTTTTTGGAAACTGGGTTGCTAGCGGTACTTTTCTATTAAAATCACCTCAATTTCCTCCTTGTGTTACACGGGTTCTTTTCTGTGATGCCAGGTTACATTTTGAGTTTATCtgtaagagaccattttaaCGTCTATTTTCGTCACGACTGACCTCTGTGACCGTAATCTCCGCTCCGCTCCGCGCACGCGCTAAACCCGTCCGCGTTTCTTGGAAAGCCCGCGAAACCCACCAGTAGTCACCCGGTAATCTCTGATTAAtccttttaaaagttttttttaaataattttttttttgtcactAGGCGTTTCTGAGCAGTTACCATCATAACCAAACCAACCCAACTGATCTTAAACGTAAAAAAGTGAACTATATAAGGTACTATATTTTATGGTAAATTAAGGTTGGTAAATAAGTGTCCAACCTGAAAACTACTTGTTACACAACATTCACTTTTAGAGGCAGAAATTTCCAGATGAACGCTTTTTATATTTCATCTATTATTCAACATGGCAACCGTCTGCCGGTTGAGGCTGTATGAGAAGATTTCCAGAATATTCTCATATATCACAacattataaaaacagaaaatgtccaGACTTCTGTCTTTTCGTTTTatgtttaataaagaaaatgacaGATTGGTTGACAGACAGAACAAAATGATCTCTCTAAATCCCAGAGGAGCTTTTGCAATCGAGTAGAAAAGATGTGCAggtgtttttatttgtctttcTCCTTCTGTTCCTTCTCTTTCTTGTCCTTCTCTGCTTTGGCCTCTTCTGCTTCGTGTTTCTTGATCAGTTCTTCCACCTCCTTCTGCTTCAGGACTTTGATTCTGGTTTTGCCGTTTTCTCGTGTCAGTGTGGCTATCTCAACTGCACAGATAAACACACAGCAAAGGAGAGAAAGTCAGATTTGCAGTCAGGTTTGTAAAAGAATAAAGGTCTGTtatactttacagtagtgtGTTTATAAGCTGAGAGCTCAGATGGGTTGTTTCTCTGTATATGGTGTCATGGTCATTCATAATGCAGAACTCTTGAGTGTTTTAATCCACTGGCCTCAGAGCACACTAAAACATTTATTCCCTcatgccaaacacacacacacacctttttcTGCAGACAGCTTGCTGACGTCCATGGTCTTGTTCAGCACTTTGACGGCGAGAGCGAGGGCAGCTGAAAGAGTCATCTCTCCATCTTTAAAATCCTGCTTCAGCATCGACACAGCAgcctgaaacaaacacacacacactgaatctCTATACAAAGTATTCTGAGAAAAATCTCACTTTTCAGTTAAAACAACAGAATAATCTGAAATTGATAAATGGGTACTAAAGAATTCTATCTACCGCCATCTAGTGGACAAAAAGATATTGTGCAGTGCACCAGTGGTtagaaaaacatacaaatttgtGAACAAACCACTTTTTGGTCctataataaacatgtttattgcacatatgaACCCTGAACCTATCGCTGAAGCAAACAGAATTAAAAAAAGACTGTTTTGATCTAAAATGTACTATTGGTCAAGTACTAAGGTAATAACAGTGCTACAGGTGCAGAACGGGTGTATTCCACTTACGGCGCTGTTGTTGCCGATACAT contains:
- the oaz2a gene encoding LOW QUALITY PROTEIN: ornithine decarboxylase antizyme 2a (The sequence of the model RefSeq protein was modified relative to this genomic sequence to represent the inferred CDS: deleted 1 base in 1 codon) codes for the protein MIHFSLDFFLNIYRLGYQSKVIYEDNMCNTEESCAVLCSMQRAPGPLWCSDAPLPLTKIPGGRGTSRDLPHSVLHKDEKLTVTQAGSVNGAPSVLLFQYQLSEQRFSCWDTVLSDNALYLEIPDGALHNGSREGFTRLLEFAEEQLKVSYVFLWFYKNRDDRMSIMKTFRYMGFEVVKPGHPLVPARPDLLFMVYSMDSSSSDEE